ACCCGCGCTTGAAACAGTGTAGTTTGGTGTACCATTTACCGTATGTAACGCTGGAATTAACACATCAGCTGCAGTGTTAAGCGTTACAATTCCACTAGTATCGATCATGTGTTCAACACGTAATAGGCGATCTAATGCGCTTACGGTTAATGCTTCATCGGTTACTGTGGTAGTAGCGATATCTGATACCGTACCCGCGTTTAATAATGCTAAGTTGCTAGCATTTAAACTGGTGATACCTATTGATAAGTTAACCGAAGTAATGCGTTCTAGCACTTCGGTATTACCACCGCCACCGCGATAGTTTGGCAGTGTTTTTTTGTCTACATCATAAGTGATCTCGGCTGAACTGCAGTTGCCTATATCACGGCCTTTGTAATAAATGATTCCGGAGCCGATGAACGACACCTGTTTTTTCTCTGACATGGTTTTACTCCAGTTTTTCACTGTATGTTGTGGTTAAAATAAAACTTAATCCGGCAAATGGTAGGCCGTTTTCGGGTTGTATAAATCTGGCGGCGGTTTGTTCTGCTGGTGGCACGGTAAGCAAGCCACCATAATTGTTGTGTCTGTCGTCTTTAACCGGGGCTATTAATACTTTACGTATTTGTTTTAAGTAGATACTAAGCAGCTGGCTAATTTCTGTATCTGGCTGTTCTACTTGTTCAAGCACGTATATTGCCCAACTAATGCTGTCTTTTATTGATTCACCGGCATTAGAGTAATTTGGATCACTTGCAGTTGGGGCAACGGTAATTAGCGGCCATACATCGTTGTTTTGCCAGAACGTGTCTATCCAGCCGTGTTTTACATTTGCGGTTGGAAACGCTGCTTGCAAACGCTGAGTAATTACGTTCTGAATTTGCTGTGCTTTATTCATGGGTTAAATTGCTCAAAAAATGTAGCGAGTATTTCAGCAGAACTGGGTTCAATTTCATTTCGCACCGACTGGTATGCTTGGCTAACACTAGGGCCGTGTAGCACTTTGTAGTTATCTTTTCCTTTGCCTAAGCGCATAGCTAAACCAACCGTGTTAGAGCCACGCAAACGAATAAAGAATCCTTGGTTAAGCTTTTTACGGGATCCGCTTCGCTTTACATGCACACTTACGCCGTCGTTGCGCATAGCTACCGTTTTACCGGGGCGTTGGTGTTGCTGGCTGCTGTAGCGCTCTAGCAGTACTGGCCTGCTTTCTGCTGATATTGTAACTTGCAAATTACGTACATTGGCTCGTTGCCTAACGCTAATGTGCCGGCTTATATAGTTAGGTTCTAAGTTAAGCTGCTGGCTAATCTCGGTGATGGCTTCTTTTCTAAGCTTGGTGCCGAATTTATTTAACACCTCGGCTAAAGCTGCTTGGCCTTGTTCGCCCATATTGGCAAAAAAGCGCTTTGCATCATCGATATTGTTGGCCATTAGATTACATACCAGTAAATAAAATGCTCGGTACCCGAACGTGCACCCACAAACCGCGCTGGATCTGCTGGGCTGGTAAACTTTTGTATTTTATCGCCATGTTTTAAATAACGGCCTTGCTTTATATAGCTAGCCATTACTCTATCAAGCTTTACCATGGTCATTTCTACCGTTACTGCGATGTATTCATCTGGCTCGGTTACTCGGCTGGCAATATGCGCTTCCACAGTTGCAAGCACAGTAGTTTTATTGGTATCGAGTATTTGCATACTTTCACCAAAAGTTGATAAAACAGCGCCCTTTACGAGCGCTGCTGCTTGGCTAAAAGCTGACATTAAGCGATTGAGAACTTAGTAACAGCTAATGGCCGCGTATTCAGGTAAAACGGGTTAGATTGCGCCTCACCACGAACACCTTTTTTCATGCCCATGGCTTCTACGTGAGCATAAAACGGCAAGCCAACTGTGCCAACAGTGTCGGTGTAATCGGCTGGTGCGTTACGGCCAATAAATAAGCCCGGTACCACTGGCACTAAGTAGGCATCTTTATCACCGATAAATTTAACTTCAGCGCCTTTTTCATTAATGACTGATGCGTCATAGCTAAAGGCTGTTACACCATGGAAGCTTAGACCGTCGGTCATGTCTTCAATGTTGTCGTTACTGTTGCCGTTGCGGTTTTGCAAGTAAGCAGTAACGTCTGCTGCTTCTGAAAAGCTGTCAAAAAATGCTGGGCCACAAACGAGCAACCAGCGCGTTACCACTGCTTGGCCAAGTTTCTTTTTAGCTGCGCTTTTAGCGGCACTTAATAAAGGCTTGGTTTTTTTAGCGGCTGGGTCATAAGTTGTTGCGGTAGGCTCTGAAATGCCAAATGCATCGTAGATATTATGTAAAACTGTACCGTCTGCTGCCATAACCTTGCCGGTAATCGCACCTGCTCGCATTAATTCACGCGTAGCAACTAAGCGGTTACGCTGCTGCTCTAGCTTTTGGTTAACCACTTGGCTAACGGCTTGTACTTCTGACTGGGTACCGAATGCGCGAACGTTAGTAATTTCGTCAGCTTTAATGCTAAACGGTGCAGGTAAATGCACAGTTGAAAAGGTCGCTAATTTGCGGTTTGCTTTTTTAGCGCCTTGCACTGATTCGCCACGTTCAGCTGCATCTACCAGCGACAGCACTTCGCCATCATATTCAACTTGGAAAGTGGTTGTTGTAATGCCTTGCTCTTGAAACAAGCCAAGGCTTGCTAATAGCGTTGGGGCTGATTGCGCTTCGTTAATTGACGCGGTTAGCGTGGATAACTGAAAGTGCGGATCAGCTAAAAATTGATCTATGTTCATTTATACTTCCTCTGCGGATTTTTAAACAAAAAACCCGCCGAAGCGGGTATTTAATTGGGTTTGTGTTAGGTGTTATTGACGCTTATAAAATTTAAACGCCACGTACTACAATGTGTGACTTAGCTAATTCCGCAACGGCACTGGCTAAATTAGGTGCAGTGTAGCCATCTGGTAAGGTTAAACCGTTTAGGTTTACTTCTGTTAAACGTGTGGTTGCTACGCCTTCAGCATCAGCAGCGCTCGCGTCAACATAAGCATAAGCAATGCCTTTCGCTAGTTCAGCGCCTGAGCTAGCTGCAAAATCTAACTTAACGGCTTTACTTGCAACCACTGCATAAACTTCACCTGGCATAAATACGCCACCAGAGAAGGTTACTTTGTCGCGGCTTATGCTACCGGCTTCCATTTTGATGTAATGCCCAGCATTGGGCACTTGTACTTTTAATGACATGGTTATGTCCTCTTGGCCCAGTGGGCTTGGTTAGTGAATTAAAAAAGCCGCTGTTATAAGCGGCTTGGGTCGTTATAGGCTGATTTGTGATCGGGCTGTTTTACACTAGATGCTTGGGTTTGCACCTGCTTTGAACTTGTGACTTCTTTGTCATCACCATGCGCTGTTGCTGCGGTTAGCACTACTTTTAACATGGTGGCTGGATCGTCAATGTTTGCCGATACTTCAGGGAATATTGCAGATAAATCAGCTGCGGCTAACGCATCACGCATACCACCTAATGTGGCTAAGCGGGTTTTAACACCAGCTTCTGTTAGTTTAGCTGTGACTAACGGCGCAATTTGATCTGACATGCCAGCTTCTGCACATAATGTTACAACGAGTTCCGCGCTTGCTACTGCTTCTGTTGCTGTTACTACAGCGGCTGTCTGCTCGGTAGTTTGTTCAGTCGCTGCCAGCGCAGCGGGTTTTGTTGCAGCTGCTGCTGCGGTTTTAGCTACTGACATAGTATTGTTTCCTATTGACATGGTTCTGGTTAAATTGCGGCAGTGATCTGCCATCATTGCAACGCCATCGGCGCTATTTACAAGCTGTTCGGCTAGGCCAACATCGACAGCGGCTTGGCCGTTATAGGTTGCGGCTTCTGTGTCTAATATTGCTTGTAATGATAGGTTGGTATATTCAGCAACTTTGCTAGCAAACTGTAAGCGAGTGCTGTCTATTTCTGCTTGCCAGCGTGCAGCTACGTCTTTTGGCAATGCTTGGTATGGGTTGCCTTCAACTTTGTGCGATCCTGAATGCAGCAGCGTTATTTTTACGCCTTCATTTTCTAGATACTTTTCATAATCGGCATGGGCCACAACAACGCCAATACTGCCAACGGTGCCTGTTTGCGTTACTAATCTGCGGCTTGCGGCTGATGCTAGCAACTGGCCAGCGCTGCAGTTCATGTCGTTGGCAATTGCCCAAACTGGTTTAACGGCATTAGCTCGGCGAATAACATCGGCAGTATCAAAAGCACCAAACACTGTACCGCCTGGTGTGTGCATATCTAGGTAAATACCTTTTACATCAGGATCAATTAATGCTTGGTTTAGCATGGTTTGAATGCCGTCATAACCTTGCAAGCCAGACTTTGGCCGAACGTTACCCGTTTTATGAGCAAGTGCGCCATGAATAGATAAAACGGCTATTCCATCTGTTATGTCGTAATGCCGGCATTGGCCGGTTACTGGGTGTACATAGCTTTCAGCAACTACTGTCATGCCATCACGGGTTAACTCTTGGCCTTGGGCATCTACTAACGATTCAGCACCTAAACGCAAACCTAGCGCACTAAAGAACACTCGGGCATAGCCCATATCCATAGCTAGCGGCTTATTAAGTGCTGCTGCGGCTATCATTTGATAGTTACTCATCGTCTTTATCCCGTTTTGTGCTAGTTGTGTTGCGTTGGCCGCGTGCCTTTCTGGCTGCTGCGTTACGTTCTTGAATGTCGGTTAGGTCTTCGCCTTGCTCTGCAACTACGTCTTCATGTGCTAATAAATCGGCATCAATAGCAGTAATTTTCGCTTCAACATCAATATTAGGGTTAATGTATGGCCAGCCATGTGGGCACCAAATGTCACTATGGTATTCAGCGCTTTGCGTGCTGTAATTGGGTAAATTAATAGCGCCTGATAATACTGCTCGTTTTAACCAGTGCTTGCGCATCCACTTTAAAACCTGTGGGATCATCAAGTGCCACTGGTCCATTTGTACTTTGCGGCGGAATTCGTTAAGAATGGCGCGTACTAATCTATCGTTTACTTTTTCCCAATCGCCAGTTAATAGCTCATAAGGTAAGTCTTGCGCTGATGCTTGCATCATTGATTGCCAGCGCATAAAGTCGCCATAACCT
The sequence above is drawn from the Rheinheimera salexigens genome and encodes:
- a CDS encoding phage tail tube protein, which encodes MSEKKQVSFIGSGIIYYKGRDIGNCSSAEITYDVDKKTLPNYRGGGGNTEVLERITSVNLSIGITSLNASNLALLNAGTVSDIATTTVTDEALTVSALDRLLRVEHMIDTSGIVTLNTAADVLIPALHTVNGTPNYTVSSAGITIPEGSEVLLDDEIKVSYSVPAGYLLQALVAFGEEGDVVIEGLNDVNGKKHVIDCWRWKPSPTGLSAIGTEFADVSVAGELLSDEAKPTGISKFFRITAQS
- a CDS encoding major capsid protein, coding for MNIDQFLADPHFQLSTLTASINEAQSAPTLLASLGLFQEQGITTTTFQVEYDGEVLSLVDAAERGESVQGAKKANRKLATFSTVHLPAPFSIKADEITNVRAFGTQSEVQAVSQVVNQKLEQQRNRLVATRELMRAGAITGKVMAADGTVLHNIYDAFGISEPTATTYDPAAKKTKPLLSAAKSAAKKKLGQAVVTRWLLVCGPAFFDSFSEAADVTAYLQNRNGNSNDNIEDMTDGLSFHGVTAFSYDASVINEKGAEVKFIGDKDAYLVPVVPGLFIGRNAPADYTDTVGTVGLPFYAHVEAMGMKKGVRGEAQSNPFYLNTRPLAVTKFSIA
- a CDS encoding S49 family peptidase, whose product is MSNYQMIAAAALNKPLAMDMGYARVFFSALGLRLGAESLVDAQGQELTRDGMTVVAESYVHPVTGQCRHYDITDGIAVLSIHGALAHKTGNVRPKSGLQGYDGIQTMLNQALIDPDVKGIYLDMHTPGGTVFGAFDTADVIRRANAVKPVWAIANDMNCSAGQLLASAASRRLVTQTGTVGSIGVVVAHADYEKYLENEGVKITLLHSGSHKVEGNPYQALPKDVAARWQAEIDSTRLQFASKVAEYTNLSLQAILDTEAATYNGQAAVDVGLAEQLVNSADGVAMMADHCRNLTRTMSIGNNTMSVAKTAAAAATKPAALAATEQTTEQTAAVVTATEAVASAELVVTLCAEAGMSDQIAPLVTAKLTEAGVKTRLATLGGMRDALAAADLSAIFPEVSANIDDPATMLKVVLTAATAHGDDKEVTSSKQVQTQASSVKQPDHKSAYNDPSRL
- a CDS encoding head decoration protein, which translates into the protein MSLKVQVPNAGHYIKMEAGSISRDKVTFSGGVFMPGEVYAVVASKAVKLDFAASSGAELAKGIAYAYVDASAADAEGVATTRLTEVNLNGLTLPDGYTAPNLASAVAELAKSHIVVRGV